One window from the genome of Chaetodon trifascialis isolate fChaTrf1 chromosome 20, fChaTrf1.hap1, whole genome shotgun sequence encodes:
- the kcnv2a gene encoding potassium voltage-gated channel subfamily V member 2 isoform X1 — translation MLTHLRARSRSLFHSFSRTQAVKEPADYLDFPSSCVKPWSSMQDLARDIYDIYAEYEDEQEDRFPVSPSHLLLSPTKHLTLNINVGGTMYHLPYRLAARYPKTRIGRLATYRDHSRKLDLCDDYIVQSNEFFFDRDPKIFHNIFNFYRTGVLCIKDELCPRNFLEEINYWGVRIKNSQRCCRISFEERQDELNEQLKIQRQLIAEVEMEENEELFHGMAFGPTRRTIWNLMEKPFSSVTAKLMGVASSMFVLVSLVAMTLNTVEEMQYKTASGQPSGRFYGEYVETFCITFFTLEYLLRLVSTPDLKCFGRSVLNTVDLVAILPHYLQMGLEHFEDKDIHLHSGDIEAVARVGKMGQVLRIMRLMRIFRILKLARHSTGLRAFGFTLRQCYQQVGCLLLFIGMGIFMFSAMVYTVEHDVYNTNFTSMPHAWWWAAVSISTVGYGDMYPETNLGRILAFACISFGIILNGMPISVLYNKFSDYYTKLKSHEYTAVAKARGKVHFAKRAAKRLAECCEDVMQPRASRLH, via the exons ATGTTGACCCACCTCAGAGCCCGCAGCAGGAGTTTGTTCCACAGCTTCAGCCGGACTCAAGCCGTCAAAGAACCCGCTGACTATCTGGACTTCCCCAGCAGCTGTGTTAAGCCATGGAGCTCCATGCAG GATCTGGCCAGGGACATCTATGATATCTATGCTGAGTATGAGGATGAGCAGGAGGATAGATTCCCGGTGTCTCCCTCCCACCTGCTGCTCTCTCCAACCAAACACCTCACCCTCAACATCAACGTTGGAGGAACG atgTACCACTTGCCCTACAGGTTAGCTGCCAGGTATCCAAAGACCAGGATCGGCCGGTTGGCCACATACAGAGACCACAGCAGGAAGCTGGACCTGTGTGACGACTACATCGTCCAGAGCAACGAGTTCTTCTTTGACCGTGACCCTAAAATCTTCCACAACATCTTCAACTTCTACAG aACTGGAGTGTTGTGCATCAAAGACGAACTGTGTCCCCGCAACTTCCTGGAGGAGATCAACTACTGGGGCGTCAGAATCAAGAACAGTCAACGCTGCTGCCGCATCTCCTTTGAAGAGAGGCAGGACGAGCTGAACGAGCAGCTGAAAATACAGAGGCAGCTGATAGCAGAG gtggagatggaggagaacgaGGAGTTATTTCACGGCATGGCTTTCGGGCCGACCCGAAGGACAATCTGGAACCTGATGGAGAAGCCGTTCTCCTCTGTCACTGCCAAGCTGATGGGGGTcgcctcctccatgtttgtgcTGGTCTCACTAGTCGCCATGACGCTCAACACTGTGGAGGAGATGCAGTACaag ACGGCGTCGGGCCAGCCCAGCGGCAGATTCTACGGCGAGTACGTGGAGACGTTCTGCATCACCTTCTTCACCCTGGAGTACCTGCTGCGCCTGGTGTCCACCCCTGACCTCAAGTGTTTTGGACGCAGCGTGCTGAACACCGTCGACCTGGTCGCCATCCTGCCGCACTACTTGCAGATGGGCCTGGAGCACTTCGAGGACAAGGACATCCACCTGCACTCAGGGGACATCGAGGCCGTGGCACGCGTGGGAAAG ATGGGACAGGTTCTGAGGATCATGCGTCTGATGAGGATCTTCAGGATCTTGAAGCTGGCTCGTCACTCGACGGGCCTCAGAGCCTTTGGCTTCACACTGAGGCAGTGCTACCAGCAG gtgggctGTTTGCTGCTCTTCATCGGTATGGGCATCTTCATGTTTTCGGCCATGGTGTACACTGTGGAGCACGACGTTTACAACACCAACTTCACCTCCATGCCACACGCATGGTGGTGGGCTGCT GTGAGTATTTCCACTGTGGGCTACGGCGACATGTACCCTGAGACCAACCTGGGCCGTATCCTCGCCTTTGCCTGCATCTCCTTTGGCATCATCCTCAACGGCATGCCCATCTCCGTTCTCTACAACAAGTTCTCAGACTATTACACCAAGCTCAAGTCCCACGAGTACACCGCCGTCGCCAAGGCCAGAGGGAAGGTGCACTTTGCCAAAAGGGCAGCGAAGAGGTTGGCCGAGTGCTGCGAGGACGTCATGCAGCCGAGGGCGTCGCGGCTGCACTGA
- the kcnv2a gene encoding potassium voltage-gated channel subfamily V member 2 isoform X2: MQDLARDIYDIYAEYEDEQEDRFPVSPSHLLLSPTKHLTLNINVGGTMYHLPYRLAARYPKTRIGRLATYRDHSRKLDLCDDYIVQSNEFFFDRDPKIFHNIFNFYRTGVLCIKDELCPRNFLEEINYWGVRIKNSQRCCRISFEERQDELNEQLKIQRQLIAEVEMEENEELFHGMAFGPTRRTIWNLMEKPFSSVTAKLMGVASSMFVLVSLVAMTLNTVEEMQYKTASGQPSGRFYGEYVETFCITFFTLEYLLRLVSTPDLKCFGRSVLNTVDLVAILPHYLQMGLEHFEDKDIHLHSGDIEAVARVGKMGQVLRIMRLMRIFRILKLARHSTGLRAFGFTLRQCYQQVGCLLLFIGMGIFMFSAMVYTVEHDVYNTNFTSMPHAWWWAAVSISTVGYGDMYPETNLGRILAFACISFGIILNGMPISVLYNKFSDYYTKLKSHEYTAVAKARGKVHFAKRAAKRLAECCEDVMQPRASRLH; this comes from the exons ATGCAG GATCTGGCCAGGGACATCTATGATATCTATGCTGAGTATGAGGATGAGCAGGAGGATAGATTCCCGGTGTCTCCCTCCCACCTGCTGCTCTCTCCAACCAAACACCTCACCCTCAACATCAACGTTGGAGGAACG atgTACCACTTGCCCTACAGGTTAGCTGCCAGGTATCCAAAGACCAGGATCGGCCGGTTGGCCACATACAGAGACCACAGCAGGAAGCTGGACCTGTGTGACGACTACATCGTCCAGAGCAACGAGTTCTTCTTTGACCGTGACCCTAAAATCTTCCACAACATCTTCAACTTCTACAG aACTGGAGTGTTGTGCATCAAAGACGAACTGTGTCCCCGCAACTTCCTGGAGGAGATCAACTACTGGGGCGTCAGAATCAAGAACAGTCAACGCTGCTGCCGCATCTCCTTTGAAGAGAGGCAGGACGAGCTGAACGAGCAGCTGAAAATACAGAGGCAGCTGATAGCAGAG gtggagatggaggagaacgaGGAGTTATTTCACGGCATGGCTTTCGGGCCGACCCGAAGGACAATCTGGAACCTGATGGAGAAGCCGTTCTCCTCTGTCACTGCCAAGCTGATGGGGGTcgcctcctccatgtttgtgcTGGTCTCACTAGTCGCCATGACGCTCAACACTGTGGAGGAGATGCAGTACaag ACGGCGTCGGGCCAGCCCAGCGGCAGATTCTACGGCGAGTACGTGGAGACGTTCTGCATCACCTTCTTCACCCTGGAGTACCTGCTGCGCCTGGTGTCCACCCCTGACCTCAAGTGTTTTGGACGCAGCGTGCTGAACACCGTCGACCTGGTCGCCATCCTGCCGCACTACTTGCAGATGGGCCTGGAGCACTTCGAGGACAAGGACATCCACCTGCACTCAGGGGACATCGAGGCCGTGGCACGCGTGGGAAAG ATGGGACAGGTTCTGAGGATCATGCGTCTGATGAGGATCTTCAGGATCTTGAAGCTGGCTCGTCACTCGACGGGCCTCAGAGCCTTTGGCTTCACACTGAGGCAGTGCTACCAGCAG gtgggctGTTTGCTGCTCTTCATCGGTATGGGCATCTTCATGTTTTCGGCCATGGTGTACACTGTGGAGCACGACGTTTACAACACCAACTTCACCTCCATGCCACACGCATGGTGGTGGGCTGCT GTGAGTATTTCCACTGTGGGCTACGGCGACATGTACCCTGAGACCAACCTGGGCCGTATCCTCGCCTTTGCCTGCATCTCCTTTGGCATCATCCTCAACGGCATGCCCATCTCCGTTCTCTACAACAAGTTCTCAGACTATTACACCAAGCTCAAGTCCCACGAGTACACCGCCGTCGCCAAGGCCAGAGGGAAGGTGCACTTTGCCAAAAGGGCAGCGAAGAGGTTGGCCGAGTGCTGCGAGGACGTCATGCAGCCGAGGGCGTCGCGGCTGCACTGA